One Prosthecobacter dejongeii genomic window carries:
- the xylA gene encoding xylose isomerase, with protein MSEAFPDIPKIQYEGPKSRNPLSFKHYNADEVIAGKKMRDHFRFGVAYWHAMRNSLADPFGAGTAQRPWDDGSNSIANAQRRVWACFEFMDKLGVDYYCFHDRDVAPEGETLAESNANLDAVADELEKAQKATGKKLLWGTACLFAHPRYNQGAATSPNAQVYAYAAAQVKKAIEVTHRLGGEGYTFWGGREGYASLLNTDMKRELDHLARFLHMAVDYKKEIGFKGPFYIEPKPREPSTHQYDSDAAACLNFLREHNLMEHFKLNLETNHATLAGHSMWHEMEVAVAADALGSVDANTGDELIGWDTDQFPTDIYLTTQMMLVILKSGGFTTGGLNFDAKVRRESFEPVDLFHAHIGGMDAFARGLKIAASILEDGRLDAFRKARYSTFDAGIGAKVEAGTTSFAELEAYTLENGEPLIGSGRQEMLENLINEYI; from the coding sequence ATGAGCGAAGCTTTTCCTGATATTCCGAAAATCCAGTACGAGGGTCCCAAATCTCGCAATCCTCTTTCCTTCAAGCACTACAACGCTGACGAGGTCATCGCCGGCAAAAAGATGCGTGACCATTTCCGCTTCGGCGTCGCCTATTGGCATGCCATGCGCAATAGCCTGGCCGACCCTTTCGGTGCAGGCACCGCCCAGCGCCCCTGGGATGACGGCAGCAATTCGATCGCCAATGCGCAACGCCGCGTCTGGGCCTGCTTTGAGTTTATGGATAAGCTGGGCGTGGATTATTACTGCTTCCATGACCGGGATGTCGCTCCCGAAGGCGAAACCTTGGCCGAGAGTAATGCGAATCTTGATGCCGTCGCTGACGAGCTCGAAAAAGCCCAAAAGGCCACCGGTAAAAAGTTACTTTGGGGCACCGCTTGTTTGTTTGCCCACCCTCGGTATAACCAAGGCGCTGCCACCAGCCCAAATGCCCAGGTCTATGCTTACGCCGCCGCTCAGGTGAAGAAAGCGATCGAAGTCACTCATCGCCTAGGCGGTGAAGGCTACACCTTCTGGGGAGGCCGTGAGGGCTACGCTTCCCTGTTGAATACAGACATGAAGCGGGAGCTGGACCACCTCGCACGCTTCCTCCACATGGCTGTGGACTATAAAAAGGAGATCGGCTTTAAAGGCCCCTTCTACATTGAGCCTAAACCTCGTGAGCCCTCCACTCACCAGTATGATTCCGACGCAGCCGCCTGCTTAAACTTCCTTCGTGAGCATAACCTCATGGAGCACTTCAAACTCAATCTGGAAACCAACCACGCCACCCTAGCCGGTCACAGCATGTGGCATGAAATGGAAGTGGCCGTCGCAGCGGACGCTCTCGGCTCTGTGGATGCTAATACGGGCGATGAACTCATCGGCTGGGATACCGATCAATTCCCGACCGATATTTACCTCACCACACAGATGATGCTTGTCATTTTGAAGAGCGGCGGCTTCACCACCGGGGGCCTCAATTTCGATGCCAAAGTGCGCCGTGAATCCTTTGAGCCCGTGGATCTTTTCCATGCTCACATCGGTGGTATGGATGCCTTTGCCCGCGGCCTGAAAATCGCTGCTTCCATCCTTGAAGATGGTCGCCTGGATGCCTTCCGCAAAGCCCGTTACAGCACTTTTGATGCAGGCATCGGCGCGAAGGTGGAAGCAGGCACCACCAGCTTTGCCGAACTGGAAGCTTACACCCTAGAAAATGGTGAGCCCCTCATCGGCTCAGGCCGTCAGGAGATGCTGGAGAACCTCATCAACGAGTACATCTAA
- the purH gene encoding bifunctional phosphoribosylaminoimidazolecarboxamide formyltransferase/IMP cyclohydrolase — MPIARALLSVSDKTGLLDFAKGLAELGIEILSTGGTAKHLKDAGLTVIDVSEHTGFPEMFDGRVKTLHPKVHGGLLQRRDNDEDKKNAAKHNIPVIDLVAINLYPFEQTIAKKDVTLEEAIENIDIGGPSMLRSAAKNHRWVTVISDPADYPIVLAELKENKGETTLATRERLACKVFQRTSSYDAAIASFLNKEQVTQKTFSLSLPLHSELRYGDNPHQKSALYGNFSDYFVKLHGKELSYTNILDIHGAAALIHEFRRPTVAILKHTNPCGIGCADEDLREAWAKAFETDKQAPFGGVIVINRSMTLGLARIISEIFTDIIIAPDFDADARALLQKKKNLRLIQMLPEVTKTFSDPIIRSAPGGVLVMDSDPRALGLEDLENKVKTQRPPTREELEAMRFAWRVVKHVKSNAIVFATHDRTLGIGAGQMSRVDSCRIAIWKAKEAGLSLAGSVVASDAMFPFADGLIACSEAGATAAIQPGGSLRDEEVIAAADERKMAMVFTGHRHFLH, encoded by the coding sequence ATGCCCATCGCCCGCGCCCTCCTTTCTGTTTCCGACAAAACCGGTCTCCTCGACTTTGCCAAAGGTCTGGCTGAGCTTGGGATTGAAATCCTTTCCACCGGCGGCACGGCAAAACACCTTAAAGACGCTGGCCTGACCGTCATTGATGTCTCCGAGCACACCGGTTTTCCGGAAATGTTTGATGGTCGTGTCAAGACTTTGCACCCTAAAGTCCACGGGGGCTTGCTACAGCGTCGCGACAACGATGAGGACAAAAAAAATGCGGCCAAGCACAACATCCCCGTCATTGATCTCGTCGCCATCAATCTTTATCCCTTTGAGCAGACCATCGCTAAAAAGGATGTGACGCTGGAGGAGGCCATCGAGAACATTGACATCGGCGGCCCTTCCATGCTGCGCAGTGCAGCCAAAAACCACCGTTGGGTCACTGTCATTTCGGATCCTGCGGACTACCCAATCGTTCTGGCTGAACTGAAGGAAAATAAGGGTGAGACCACCCTGGCTACCCGCGAGCGCCTAGCCTGCAAAGTCTTCCAGCGCACCTCCAGTTACGATGCCGCCATCGCTAGCTTCTTGAATAAAGAGCAGGTCACCCAAAAAACTTTCTCCCTCAGCCTGCCGTTGCACAGTGAGCTGCGTTACGGTGATAACCCACACCAGAAGTCAGCCCTCTACGGCAATTTCAGCGATTATTTCGTGAAGCTGCATGGCAAGGAACTCAGCTACACAAACATCCTGGACATCCACGGTGCAGCAGCCCTCATTCATGAGTTCCGCCGCCCCACGGTTGCCATCTTGAAGCATACCAATCCCTGCGGCATCGGCTGTGCGGATGAAGATCTGCGTGAAGCCTGGGCGAAAGCCTTCGAGACAGACAAACAGGCTCCTTTCGGCGGCGTCATCGTCATCAATCGCAGCATGACGCTGGGCTTAGCTCGCATCATCTCAGAGATTTTTACAGACATCATCATCGCCCCAGATTTCGATGCCGATGCCCGCGCGCTTCTTCAGAAAAAGAAAAATCTGCGCCTCATTCAGATGCTGCCTGAAGTCACCAAGACCTTCAGCGACCCCATCATCCGTAGTGCCCCTGGCGGTGTCCTCGTCATGGACAGTGACCCACGTGCACTAGGGCTGGAAGACCTGGAGAACAAAGTCAAGACCCAGCGCCCCCCGACACGTGAGGAACTGGAAGCCATGCGCTTTGCCTGGCGTGTGGTGAAGCACGTGAAGTCAAACGCCATCGTCTTCGCTACTCATGACCGTACCCTTGGCATCGGCGCAGGCCAGATGAGCCGCGTGGACTCCTGCCGCATCGCCATTTGGAAGGCTAAAGAAGCAGGCCTTTCTCTCGCAGGCAGCGTCGTCGCCAGCGATGCGATGTTCCCATTTGCTGATGGCCTTATCGCTTGCTCTGAAGCCGGAGCCACCGCAGCCATCCAGCCCGGCGGCAGCCTGCGTGATGAAGAAGTCATCGCTGCGGCCGATGAGCGCAAAATGGCCATGGTCTTCACGGGCCACCGCCACTTCCTGCATTGA
- a CDS encoding NHL repeat-containing protein — protein sequence MNTRRHFLAGLTSAAAATFTETLRAAPDPNKDVVIGHGKHQYKVNKDWVAPGQGRHHPILNCHEMVQVKDGRLFMMGDHWDNQMLVFKPDGTILESWGSVWPGGHGLSLSRENGEEFLFVTDSGLWKSGNGGYRQTGRVTKIDLAGRELFSLSHPMSVGAYEPDMFFNPTETAVAPNGDIYVVDGYGSNYVLRYDQRGKFISRFGGKEGVSENERLNNAHGIEIDTRKGADQATVLVTSRADHCFRRFSLEGKYLETLPVPGCKVCRPVISGQELYAGVCWSLDPVRSKLPQNPSGFTVILDAAGQVISAPGGSEPVYENGVLKSLTQAQPVIDHGHDVCVLDTGDLIVCQWNAFQTYPIKLEKIV from the coding sequence ATGAATACACGCCGTCACTTTCTCGCCGGGCTTACCTCGGCTGCCGCAGCTACCTTCACGGAAACTTTGCGTGCTGCTCCTGACCCGAACAAAGATGTGGTGATCGGTCATGGGAAACACCAATACAAAGTGAATAAAGACTGGGTGGCTCCGGGGCAGGGGAGGCATCATCCTATCTTGAATTGCCATGAGATGGTGCAGGTGAAAGATGGGCGGCTTTTCATGATGGGTGATCATTGGGATAACCAAATGTTGGTTTTTAAGCCTGATGGCACGATCTTGGAATCTTGGGGCAGTGTGTGGCCTGGAGGCCATGGGCTCAGTCTGAGCCGGGAAAATGGCGAAGAATTTCTTTTTGTGACGGACAGTGGCCTGTGGAAAAGCGGTAATGGTGGTTACCGGCAGACGGGTCGTGTTACAAAGATTGACCTAGCTGGGCGAGAACTTTTTAGCCTCAGCCATCCGATGAGTGTGGGAGCCTATGAGCCAGACATGTTTTTCAATCCTACAGAAACAGCGGTGGCTCCGAATGGAGATATTTATGTGGTGGATGGCTATGGGTCTAACTATGTATTGCGTTACGATCAGCGAGGGAAATTCATTTCCCGATTTGGCGGTAAGGAAGGGGTGTCTGAAAATGAACGGCTGAACAATGCCCATGGAATCGAGATTGATACTCGCAAGGGAGCGGATCAAGCGACCGTGCTGGTGACCTCGCGGGCGGATCATTGTTTTCGCCGCTTTAGCTTGGAAGGTAAATACCTTGAGACTCTACCTGTGCCGGGGTGCAAGGTGTGTCGCCCGGTCATTTCAGGGCAGGAACTGTATGCAGGGGTGTGCTGGTCGCTGGATCCTGTGCGTAGCAAGCTGCCACAAAACCCTTCGGGCTTTACGGTGATTCTGGATGCAGCGGGGCAGGTGATCAGTGCACCAGGGGGGAGCGAACCCGTTTATGAAAATGGGGTGCTCAAATCTCTCACTCAGGCCCAGCCTGTGATTGATCACGGGCACGATGTCTGCGTGCTGGACACAGGAGACCTGATCGTGTGCCAATGGAATGCTTTTCAGACCTATCCCATCAAGCTCGAAAAGATCGTCTAG
- a CDS encoding S8 family peptidase, giving the protein MNVWLKSLLSLSILVCVLSFGTLGWLAVKTTEGPSARSAKKLPDWERTLPPSLLKSLDVDARLEQTATMALHTLDELAERLRKLSSAPGVKPNELVLTFKSPEALKAFRERAAREGFQILHDDPRLLSARVKYTDPLTMARELRQNAEDLQNIGLNYLAWVPGLPDASQVDSANAGGATPFGNSGLNAIGAMGDRSAWGAGTKVAVLDTGVTQHPSLQDSRVTHIDLVKDGLEPNGHGTAMASLIAGTDARDGGVAPASDLLDIRVADTRGESNTALVAEGIMRAVDEGARLINISLGTTGDSDVLRRAVEYALANDVIVVAAAGNEQQTSLAYPAGYEGVISVAAVDANGNQAYFSNSGETLTISAPGVGIVSAYSGNRMVVSSGTSQATALTSGVISALLSWGYPVQGMAKTLTANAQPTGAPKSQVGAGIIQMVQP; this is encoded by the coding sequence ATGAACGTCTGGCTGAAAAGTCTTCTCTCCCTCAGCATTCTAGTCTGTGTGCTTTCTTTTGGCACACTTGGCTGGTTAGCGGTGAAGACCACGGAAGGGCCTTCTGCTCGTTCAGCCAAAAAGTTGCCTGACTGGGAACGCACTCTACCGCCCAGTTTGCTCAAGTCGCTGGATGTAGATGCCAGGCTGGAACAGACCGCGACGATGGCCCTGCACACACTGGATGAGTTGGCCGAGCGATTGCGGAAACTCAGTTCTGCCCCAGGGGTGAAACCTAACGAGTTAGTCCTCACTTTTAAATCTCCTGAGGCTCTGAAGGCTTTCCGTGAGAGGGCTGCGCGAGAGGGATTTCAGATTTTGCATGATGATCCGCGTCTGCTCAGTGCGCGGGTAAAATACACAGACCCTTTGACCATGGCGCGTGAATTGCGGCAGAATGCGGAGGATTTGCAGAACATCGGCCTGAACTATCTGGCTTGGGTTCCCGGTCTGCCGGATGCCAGTCAGGTGGACTCTGCCAATGCAGGTGGGGCGACGCCTTTCGGCAACAGTGGGCTGAATGCCATCGGTGCCATGGGGGATCGCAGTGCCTGGGGGGCTGGCACTAAAGTCGCCGTTCTCGATACCGGCGTCACGCAACACCCCTCACTGCAAGATTCCCGAGTCACGCACATAGATCTCGTCAAGGATGGACTGGAGCCCAATGGCCACGGCACTGCCATGGCTTCTCTAATCGCTGGAACGGATGCACGCGATGGCGGCGTGGCTCCCGCTTCAGATCTTCTTGACATTCGTGTGGCTGATACTCGTGGGGAGAGCAATACTGCCCTAGTGGCTGAGGGCATCATGCGGGCCGTGGATGAAGGCGCGCGGCTCATCAACATCAGCCTGGGCACCACAGGAGATTCCGATGTGCTGCGCCGTGCCGTGGAATACGCTTTGGCTAACGATGTGATCGTAGTGGCCGCAGCCGGGAATGAACAACAAACTTCTCTGGCTTATCCAGCCGGGTATGAAGGTGTCATCAGTGTTGCTGCGGTGGATGCGAATGGGAATCAAGCCTACTTTTCAAATTCGGGGGAGACACTCACCATCTCCGCTCCAGGGGTGGGCATCGTTTCGGCTTACAGTGGAAATCGTATGGTGGTGAGCAGTGGCACCTCTCAAGCGACGGCCCTAACGAGTGGTGTGATTTCCGCGTTACTGAGTTGGGGCTATCCCGTCCAGGGCATGGCCAAAACTCTGACAGCGAATGCACAACCAACAGGAGCACCGAAATCGCAGGTCGGTGCTGGCATCATTCAAATGGTTCAGCCTTGA
- a CDS encoding glycosyltransferase: MSLTILDVFNRYRSFGGEEYAVGRIHEHLSLRHQVSSCLFDSQEWTQPGAPGKLAQARKLFYNPEGKQRFEAAITAAQPELAIFHNIYPVGSPALYHSALKRKLPVVQFLHNYRPFSVGGSLYSRGRVLPDPLHGRYAAEVREGAWMGSVTRSALMAVLLKLLHRSGWLESVKTWIAISDFMRHRLIEAGAVHPDRIVTLRHAWDAMPQAPEKQDAGYYLYLGRLIEEKGLPMLLKTWDTLHRQLGKNTPRLHIAGDGPLAGLVAQHARGNPFICALGTVGGETKKDQLLRSRAVIIPSVWWEPLGLVTYEAYDYAKPVLAARSGGLAETVQHGSTGFLHEPGDVDGLTQDVLNLEAMSPSQRAALGNSGRHWLRQETDPTVWLRRFEEIASRAIAKP, from the coding sequence ATGTCCCTGACCATCCTTGATGTTTTCAATCGTTACCGCTCTTTTGGGGGAGAGGAATATGCCGTGGGACGCATCCACGAGCATCTCAGCCTAAGACATCAGGTCTCGTCCTGCCTCTTTGACAGTCAGGAATGGACACAGCCAGGTGCACCAGGCAAACTAGCTCAGGCGAGGAAGCTTTTTTATAATCCTGAAGGCAAACAGCGTTTCGAGGCCGCCATCACTGCGGCTCAGCCTGAGCTCGCTATTTTTCACAATATCTATCCCGTGGGGTCCCCTGCCCTTTACCACAGCGCGCTGAAACGCAAGCTGCCGGTGGTGCAGTTTCTCCATAACTACCGCCCCTTTTCCGTAGGCGGCAGCCTTTACTCTCGTGGGCGGGTGCTGCCAGATCCTCTGCATGGGCGATACGCAGCGGAAGTGCGTGAAGGAGCATGGATGGGATCTGTCACCCGCAGTGCTCTCATGGCCGTGCTTTTAAAGCTCCTTCACCGCAGTGGCTGGTTGGAAAGTGTGAAAACGTGGATAGCCATTTCAGACTTCATGCGCCATCGCCTCATCGAGGCAGGTGCCGTGCATCCAGACCGTATCGTCACCCTCCGTCATGCCTGGGACGCTATGCCCCAGGCCCCCGAAAAACAGGATGCTGGTTATTACCTCTATTTAGGCCGTCTGATTGAAGAAAAAGGGCTGCCTATGTTGCTCAAAACCTGGGACACGCTCCACCGGCAGTTAGGTAAAAATACACCTCGCCTCCACATCGCCGGAGATGGCCCTCTCGCAGGTCTGGTGGCCCAGCACGCACGTGGAAATCCCTTCATTTGCGCTTTAGGAACCGTGGGGGGAGAAACCAAAAAAGATCAGCTCCTTCGCAGCCGTGCGGTGATCATCCCCTCCGTTTGGTGGGAGCCGTTAGGCCTGGTAACATACGAAGCCTATGACTATGCCAAGCCTGTGCTCGCAGCCCGTTCCGGCGGTCTGGCTGAGACCGTTCAACACGGGAGTACTGGTTTCCTGCACGAGCCAGGTGATGTGGATGGACTGACGCAAGACGTCCTTAACCTGGAAGCCATGAGCCCTAGCCAAAGAGCCGCCCTGGGCAATAGCGGGCGTCATTGGCTGCGCCAAGAAACGGACCCGACTGTGTGGCTACGCCGATTTGAAGAGATCGCCTCTCGGGCCATTGCCAAGCCCTAG
- the acpS gene encoding holo-ACP synthase, with amino-acid sequence MIGLGIDLVEVPRIRDLLIKHGDRFKERTFTAGEIAYCDSCADPAMHYAARFAAKEAAAKAIGTGLWAEGVDWKDFEITREASGRPVLLLHGGAQKHATSQGVTRVLVSLTHTKDLAQAQVSLA; translated from the coding sequence ATGATTGGACTGGGCATAGATCTGGTGGAAGTACCACGCATTCGGGATCTCCTCATCAAGCACGGAGATCGCTTTAAAGAGCGCACCTTCACAGCGGGAGAAATCGCCTATTGTGATTCCTGTGCTGACCCCGCCATGCATTACGCGGCCCGCTTTGCGGCGAAAGAAGCAGCAGCCAAGGCGATCGGCACCGGTCTCTGGGCCGAGGGCGTGGATTGGAAAGACTTCGAGATTACCCGTGAGGCATCAGGCAGGCCCGTGCTCTTGCTCCATGGAGGAGCACAAAAACACGCCACCTCCCAGGGCGTCACACGCGTCCTGGTTTCCCTCACCCACACGAAAGATCTCGCGCAGGCACAGGTCTCCCTGGCCTAG
- the thrH gene encoding bifunctional phosphoserine phosphatase/homoserine phosphotransferase ThrH yields MKKQTIVTLDLEGVLVPEIWIAFAEKTGIAELRRTTRDEPDYDVLMKSRLAILDQHGLKLNDIQEVISTLSPMEGAKDFLDELRSLTQVIILSDTFEEFAQPLMRQLAWPAIFCHYLETDSTGRIVNYKLRQSNQKQKAVVAFKSLNYQVIAAGDSFNDTTMLGEAHKGFFFHSPASIQAQFPQFQPFDRYEDLLSAIKAEL; encoded by the coding sequence ATGAAAAAACAGACCATCGTCACCCTCGACCTTGAAGGCGTACTCGTCCCGGAAATTTGGATCGCTTTTGCCGAAAAAACCGGCATCGCTGAATTGCGCCGCACGACACGGGATGAGCCCGACTATGACGTGCTGATGAAGAGCCGCCTCGCCATTCTGGATCAGCATGGGCTCAAGCTGAATGATATCCAAGAAGTCATCAGCACGCTTTCTCCCATGGAAGGAGCCAAGGACTTCCTGGATGAATTGCGCTCTTTGACTCAGGTCATCATCTTGAGCGATACTTTCGAAGAATTTGCCCAACCGCTCATGCGCCAGCTAGCGTGGCCCGCCATTTTTTGCCACTATTTAGAGACCGACTCCACAGGCCGCATCGTCAACTACAAGCTGCGCCAGTCTAACCAAAAACAAAAAGCCGTCGTGGCCTTCAAAAGCCTCAATTACCAAGTCATTGCAGCAGGTGATTCTTTCAATGACACCACCATGCTGGGAGAAGCGCACAAGGGTTTCTTTTTCCACTCCCCCGCAAGCATTCAGGCCCAGTTCCCTCAGTTCCAGCCTTTTGATCGTTACGAAGACCTGCTTTCAGCGATCAAAGCTGAGCTGTGA
- a CDS encoding substrate-binding domain-containing protein, protein MLSDTASLSLPVRPKRAAEVAVFLRECLLKGTWPRYLPGEMELAHQLQVGRNTLRAALAQLESEGLVKTHMGRRREVTGCCATVPPPTLQTAWLLLCSPPHTLASSTLLWMETLRLRLQGAGWHLQMKVVSAAFRSNPTQILETLTSEHPHGVWILHRSTQAMQRWFENQGIKTVIAGTPHAGISLPQVDTDYRATSRHAATRLTALGHQHLVIVASQVKLAGDAESVAGFQEGAGQAQVQVMTHQDTPASVIAGLRRLFAKSSAPTAFFVLRADHLATVQTWLLGQGYRIPGQISLLSRDDESFLLHLHPEPARYRRSAETFAKKLARLVISCGEGRTIREASRLLMPEFLRGESLGPAPIRSI, encoded by the coding sequence ATGCTTTCGGACACCGCTTCCCTGTCCCTACCCGTGCGCCCTAAACGTGCAGCGGAAGTGGCAGTTTTTTTGCGTGAATGCCTGCTCAAAGGCACCTGGCCCCGTTACCTACCAGGAGAGATGGAACTGGCGCACCAACTCCAAGTGGGCAGAAACACCCTTCGCGCAGCACTGGCTCAACTGGAAAGCGAAGGCCTGGTCAAGACCCACATGGGCCGTAGGAGAGAGGTCACTGGCTGTTGTGCCACAGTCCCGCCCCCCACGCTTCAGACCGCTTGGCTTCTGCTCTGCTCCCCACCTCATACACTCGCCTCTTCCACCCTGTTATGGATGGAAACCTTGCGTCTAAGGCTCCAGGGAGCGGGCTGGCATCTACAAATGAAAGTGGTCTCTGCTGCCTTCCGGTCAAACCCCACCCAGATACTCGAAACGCTGACTTCAGAGCATCCTCACGGAGTGTGGATCCTCCACCGCTCTACCCAGGCCATGCAGCGCTGGTTTGAAAACCAGGGCATTAAAACCGTGATCGCAGGCACCCCACACGCTGGGATTTCCCTCCCGCAAGTGGATACCGACTACCGCGCCACTTCACGACATGCAGCCACGCGGCTAACAGCACTCGGTCACCAGCATCTTGTGATTGTCGCCTCTCAAGTGAAACTGGCTGGCGACGCGGAAAGTGTGGCTGGCTTCCAGGAAGGTGCAGGGCAGGCCCAAGTGCAAGTGATGACACATCAAGACACCCCTGCTAGCGTCATCGCCGGCTTGCGACGTCTATTCGCAAAATCATCCGCACCTACAGCTTTTTTCGTGCTGCGGGCAGATCACTTAGCCACAGTACAAACTTGGTTGTTAGGCCAGGGCTACCGCATCCCAGGGCAAATTTCTCTCCTCTCCCGTGATGATGAATCCTTCCTCCTGCATCTGCATCCTGAGCCAGCCCGTTACCGCCGCAGCGCGGAGACCTTTGCCAAAAAGCTGGCGCGCCTAGTCATCTCCTGTGGAGAAGGACGCACGATCCGCGAAGCCAGCCGACTTCTGATGCCTGAATTTCTGCGTGGAGAAAGCCTGGGGCCAGCGCCTATCCGCAGCATTTAA
- the fabG gene encoding 3-oxoacyl-[acyl-carrier-protein] reductase, protein MGKLQDKVAVVTGAGRGIGKAIAEKFASEGAKVAIISRTEANSQAAAEAINAKYPGAAKGYAVDVANGPAVAELGKIILADFDHVDILVNNAGVTKDGLLLRMSEEDWDFVVDTNLKGAFNMVKAFQRSILKQKGARIINVASVIGLIGNAGQANYAASKAGLIGFTKSLAREFAGRGVTANVIAPGFIATDMTGVLDEKVKAAVLEKIPLADFGQAEDIAAAATFLASAEARYITGQVLAVDGGMVM, encoded by the coding sequence ATGGGTAAACTCCAAGATAAAGTCGCAGTCGTCACCGGTGCCGGGCGTGGCATCGGCAAAGCCATCGCTGAAAAATTCGCTTCGGAAGGGGCCAAAGTGGCTATCATCAGCCGCACCGAAGCCAACTCCCAGGCCGCGGCCGAGGCCATCAATGCCAAGTATCCAGGGGCCGCTAAAGGCTATGCTGTCGATGTGGCCAATGGGCCGGCAGTGGCAGAACTGGGCAAGATCATTTTGGCGGATTTTGATCACGTGGACATCCTAGTCAACAATGCAGGCGTCACCAAAGACGGCCTGCTGCTGCGCATGAGCGAAGAAGATTGGGACTTTGTGGTAGATACAAACCTGAAGGGTGCCTTCAACATGGTGAAGGCCTTCCAGCGCAGCATCTTGAAACAAAAAGGGGCTCGCATCATCAATGTCGCTTCTGTCATCGGTCTCATCGGTAATGCTGGCCAAGCTAACTATGCAGCATCCAAGGCAGGCCTCATCGGCTTCACCAAATCCCTCGCCCGTGAATTTGCCGGACGCGGAGTCACGGCCAATGTCATCGCCCCAGGCTTCATCGCCACGGACATGACAGGCGTGCTGGATGAAAAAGTGAAGGCCGCGGTGCTGGAAAAAATCCCGCTCGCCGATTTCGGCCAGGCTGAGGACATCGCTGCTGCTGCCACGTTTCTCGCCAGTGCCGAGGCACGCTACATCACAGGTCAGGTTTTGGCTGTGGATGGTGGCATGGTCATGTAA
- a CDS encoding pyridoxine 5'-phosphate synthase: MNPPLLLGVNIDHVATLRQARYRTMLGAHNVEPSILEAAHLAEASGASSITVHLRADRRHIVDADIYLLRKEIGTKMNLEMGNTAEILGIALEVKPDFVCMVPENREEVTTEGGLDVIGQKEALRSSVAQLEANGTRVSMFIDPDLDQVRASAEIGASMIELHTGTFANEQGEKRAHETARLIAAAKLGHSLGLQINAGHGLTTKNLPELFSVPHLAELNIGHSIVARSVFVGMRQAIAEFLAIMAQYPHA; the protein is encoded by the coding sequence ATGAATCCGCCTCTCCTTCTCGGCGTCAATATCGACCACGTGGCCACTCTTCGGCAGGCCCGTTACCGCACCATGTTAGGCGCGCACAATGTCGAACCCAGCATCCTCGAAGCCGCACATCTTGCTGAGGCTTCTGGGGCAAGCTCCATCACCGTCCATTTGCGTGCAGACCGCCGCCACATCGTGGATGCAGACATCTACCTACTGCGCAAAGAGATCGGCACCAAGATGAATCTGGAAATGGGCAACACGGCTGAGATCTTGGGCATTGCCTTAGAGGTGAAGCCAGATTTTGTCTGCATGGTTCCAGAGAATCGCGAAGAAGTAACGACCGAGGGGGGGCTGGATGTGATTGGCCAAAAGGAGGCCCTACGCAGCAGCGTGGCTCAACTGGAAGCCAATGGCACCCGCGTCAGCATGTTCATTGACCCTGACTTGGATCAAGTTCGCGCCTCCGCCGAAATCGGAGCCAGCATGATTGAGCTGCACACAGGTACTTTTGCCAATGAGCAAGGTGAAAAACGGGCTCATGAAACCGCCCGACTGATCGCTGCGGCAAAGTTGGGTCACAGCCTCGGTTTGCAAATCAATGCTGGCCATGGCCTGACCACCAAAAATCTTCCTGAACTCTTCAGCGTGCCACATCTGGCGGAGCTGAATATCGGCCATAGCATCGTCGCGCGATCCGTTTTTGTTGGGATGCGGCAGGCCATCGCCGAATTCCTCGCTATCATGGCTCAGTATCCACACGCATGA